The Chloroflexota bacterium DNA window TTTCGGTTTTGGTTCCATAGAGAATAATTTCCTTTAAACGTGTGTGGTATGGGTTGAGCGTTGAAGGTTGAAAGTTTTCGCAAGCAAAACCTACAACCTTTAACTTGCAACTTTCAACTTGTGTCTTTTATTCTTCGACAACATAATCAAAAAACATAAAAGCAATGGCGATAAAAATCACATCGTAGACGATCAATAAATTAATCCAGGCCTGAATTTCCTCCCAGGCAAAATCTTGCAAAATGCCGCCACTGGCCTTGACGGCTGCAATCAGCACGGGAACGACCAGCGGGAAGAGCAAAATGGGCAGCAGAATATCGCGCGTGCGCGCTTGCACAGCCATCGTTGAGAGCAACGTCCCTACAGCCACATAGCCAATCGAGCCGAGCAAGATAATCAGCAACAACTCAGGGCGAAACAGATTAATGTTATATAACACACTATAAACCGGCAGCACAACTAGCTCCACAACAAACAT harbors:
- a CDS encoding ABC transporter permease, producing the protein MNNFRNFLRALTAVVRKDLTAEWRSRELFTAMLVFALLVILIFNFALELDARARTSVTSGVLWVTFAFAGTLGLNRSMATEKDRGCLDGLLLAPVDRSAIYFGKAIGNLVFMFVVELVVLPVYSVLYNINLFRPELLLIILLGSIGYVAVGTLLSTMAVQARTRDILLPILLFPLVVPVLIAAVKASGGILQDFAWEEIQAWINLLIVYDVIFIAIAFMFFDYVVEE